From the Lemur catta isolate mLemCat1 chromosome 1, mLemCat1.pri, whole genome shotgun sequence genome, the window GGCCAGGACAAGCTCTTGCATCTGAAGCACAAACTGAAGACCCTGCGTACCGGCTGCCAGGGGGCCAGCCTCCTACACGCCATGGTGCTCCTGACCCTGGGCCAGGACACGGAGGCCAGGATCTCTCTGGAGGCGCTGAAGGCAGACGCGGTGGCCCGGCTGGTGGCCCGCCAGTGGGCCGGCGTGGACAGCGTGGACAGCACTGAGGCCCCCGAGGAGCCTCCTGACGTGTCCTGGGCCGTCGCCCGCCTGTACCACCTGCTGGCCGAGGAGAAGCTGTGCCCAGCCTCGCTGCGGGACTTGGCCTACCAAGCAGCCCTCCGTGACCTTGGCTCCAGGGATGACTGCCGGCTGCGGGAGCTCCAGGTGGAGGCCCAGGACCGGTGTGGGTGGGATGTTGTCAGGGACCCGAGGAGCTTCCAGACCCTCCACTCCGACCTGGGCTGCCTTCCAGCGTCCTCCACTCCACCCTCTGGGACCCGCAGCCTTCCTCGCCCCATCGACGACCTGTCAGGCTGGAGCCGAGGGTGCTCCCTGAGATCCACCAGCCCAGCTTCACTGGCCAGCAACTTGGAAATCAGCCAGTCACCCACCGTGCCCCTCCTCAGCCTGCACCGCAGCCCCCGCGGGCCCAGCAAGCTCTGTGACGGCCCTCGGGCCAGCCCGGTGCCCGAGCCTGTCCCTAGTGGCTGCCAGGAGCCTGAGGAGATGAGCTGGCCCCCGTCGGGGGAGATTGCTGGCTCCCCAGAGCTTCCAGAGGCAGCCCCAGATCCAGCCCCCGCTGGCCTCCCTGGCACCCCTAAGGTTCCGGAAGCCAGCACGCACTACCCGGCGGAGTGCACTGAGGTGcctgcagcccctgggcctgTCTCCCCGCCCAGCCCGGAGCCTGCCGGAAAGCCCCGCCCCGTCAAAGACCAGATGCCGCTCCAGCTTTCTCAGGAAGACACCCTGCGCCCGGGTATCAAGCCATGGCCACCTGCTCCCTCCGTCCCCGAAACGCcgctcccctctcctcctcctccaccgtCCCCTTGTTCGACCTACCTGGCCTCCTCGTCCCCAGGGGCTTCGTCCCCCGAGGTGTCATCGGAGCAGAAGTTCTATAACTTTGTGGTCCTCCACGCCAAGGCAGACGAACATGTCGCCCTGCGGGTCAGGGAGAAGCTGGAGGCCCTTGGCGTGTCCGACGGGGCCACCTTCTGCGAGGACTTCCAGGTGCCCGGGCGTGGGGAGCTGCGCTGCCTGCAGGACGCCATAGACCACTCGGCCTTCGTCATCCTACTGCTCACCCCCAGCTTTGACTGTCGCCTGAGCCTGCACCAGGTGTGCCAAGCCCTGATGAGCAGCTTCACGCGACACGGGTGGCAGGACTGCGTggtccccttcctgcccctggaGAGCTCCCCGGCCCAGCTCCGCTCGGACACGGCCAGCCTGCTCGCCGGCCTGGTGTGGCTGGAGGAGCACTCCCCGGTCTTCGCCAGGAAGGTAGCCAACACCTTCAAGCTCCAGAAGCTTCGGCTCCGCAAGGCCAACTGGAAGAAGGAACAGGACGCCCGGGCGCTGCGGGAGCAGAGCCAACACCTGGAGGGTGAGCGGGTGCAGGCCGCGGCCCTGAACACCGCGTATTCCACCTACCTCCAGAGCTACTTGGCCTGGCAGGCGCAGATGGAGCAGCTCCAGGTGGCTTTTGGGAGCCACATGTCATTGGGGACTGGGATGCCCTTTAGGGCTCCGGGACCCTTTGCCGGGGGGCAGGTGCCCCAGGGAGCCCCACCACCCTTCCCCACCTGGCTGGGCTGCCCGCAGCCACCGCCCCGGCTGCACCCGTGGCAGGCGGGCACCCCGCCAGTGGCCTTCCCGCAGCCACCTTCACCGGCCTTCCCCACAGCGTCCCCTCCGCCCCCTCCGAGCCCGGGACTGCAGCCCCTCATCATCCACCACGCTCAGATGGTGCAACTGGGACTCAACAACCACATGTGGAACCAGCGAGGGGCCCAGACGCCTGAGGACAAGACGCAGGAGGCCGAGTGACCTGCGTCCAGGTCAGGGGAACATACTTGGGCCTGGTGCGGGCTTTGGGCAGGAACTTGgggacccccctccccaccctgggggACAGCGGAAGGCCGGGTCACCTGCTGAGCTCAGGACACTGCCCCGGGGCCCTTCATTTCTCAGGAAACAGAGCAAAATGGGCTTTGAGGACTTTCTGGCCTTCTGGGTGGCCGAAAGGGGATACTGTTTACATTTTCAGTCGGTCTCTGGGTGGGGGGCTCTTGGTGGTGGGGGATGTTTGTAGGGTCttttaattctaataaatatttattgaacgcTCCTGCAGCACCCCTGCTCTCGGGGCGACCTCTGCCTGGATACTTGTTAAGAAACACGTGGGTCTGGTCACCTCAAAGGGGGAACCGGAAGGAGGAAGAGCGAGCCGGAGGTTGTGCATATCTGCTGCCGTCTCATTGGCCAGAGCGTGGTCACATGACCCCGCACCTGCTGCAAgcgaagctgggaaatgtagtcttttggTTGGCCACGTGTCTTACGGAAAAGTCTTGGTGCTCATAGGATagaaggcagggagaagaggcGTTGAGGGACATTTAGCAGTTTGAGCTGCCGCCCTTCTCATTCTGTTTGCTTTGGGGGTCTGTCTGGATGCCCTCACCAACGGTGGGCTCAGATCccactgtgtgaacttgggcaagtgtcttcccctctctgagcctctgttttctcaacCGAAAAGTTGGTTTGTGGAGGCCATTGTTTCAAGATCATCAACAGATCCTGTGCAGTCACATGTAAACACAGGCACATCGTACACCAGGTGCACAGGTGCAGTGTGTGTTAAGTGTGTGTGCCCTGCACTGAGGGGACAGAGTGACAGATCCTTTGAGAACAAGAATAGAGTtagtatttgttgagcacttagcATTTATCGATTCTTCAGGCTTTTAGCACATAAACACATTTGAATCCTCAAAATGACCCCTTGAGGTAGAAGCTTTTATTATATAATggacccattttatttttttttatttattcattttatttattt encodes:
- the TICAM1 gene encoding TIR domain-containing adapter molecule 1, translated to MAHTGPSLPGVFDVLGTAGQDKLLHLKHKLKTLRTGCQGASLLHAMVLLTLGQDTEARISLEALKADAVARLVARQWAGVDSVDSTEAPEEPPDVSWAVARLYHLLAEEKLCPASLRDLAYQAALRDLGSRDDCRLRELQVEAQDRCGWDVVRDPRSFQTLHSDLGCLPASSTPPSGTRSLPRPIDDLSGWSRGCSLRSTSPASLASNLEISQSPTVPLLSLHRSPRGPSKLCDGPRASPVPEPVPSGCQEPEEMSWPPSGEIAGSPELPEAAPDPAPAGLPGTPKVPEASTHYPAECTEVPAAPGPVSPPSPEPAGKPRPVKDQMPLQLSQEDTLRPGIKPWPPAPSVPETPLPSPPPPPSPCSTYLASSSPGASSPEVSSEQKFYNFVVLHAKADEHVALRVREKLEALGVSDGATFCEDFQVPGRGELRCLQDAIDHSAFVILLLTPSFDCRLSLHQVCQALMSSFTRHGWQDCVVPFLPLESSPAQLRSDTASLLAGLVWLEEHSPVFARKVANTFKLQKLRLRKANWKKEQDARALREQSQHLEGERVQAAALNTAYSTYLQSYLAWQAQMEQLQVAFGSHMSLGTGMPFRAPGPFAGGQVPQGAPPPFPTWLGCPQPPPRLHPWQAGTPPVAFPQPPSPAFPTASPPPPPSPGLQPLIIHHAQMVQLGLNNHMWNQRGAQTPEDKTQEAE